The following are from one region of the Bacteroidales bacterium genome:
- a CDS encoding ketoacyl-ACP synthase III, whose translation MFNSKITGIGHYVPNHIVTNHDLEKIMDTSDEWIQERTGIRERCFYKPPEKGSTAKMAFKASKMAMERAGVTADDIDAIVFATLSPDYYFPGSGVLLQHMLEMGTKPAIDIRAQCSGFIYSLSIADQFIKTGMYNKILVIGSETQSAGIDLTTRGRDMSVLFGDGAGAVVLEATEEKGKGLLSTHLYSQGEFAEALYKRDPGTGRENINYPGMHEDYECNSPQMDGQLVFKNAITRMPEATMEALAKNNLTTEDIDMFLPHQANLRISHMVQRFLKLPDEKVYNNIQKYGNTTAATLPILLSDLWEQGRIKEGQLFAIAAFGSGFTWASALIRW comes from the coding sequence ATGTTTAATTCAAAAATTACCGGAATAGGACATTATGTTCCGAATCATATTGTAACGAATCATGACTTGGAAAAAATAATGGACACTTCAGATGAATGGATACAAGAAAGAACCGGAATTAGAGAACGTTGTTTTTATAAACCGCCGGAAAAAGGATCTACTGCAAAAATGGCTTTTAAAGCATCAAAAATGGCAATGGAACGTGCCGGAGTTACGGCTGATGACATTGATGCTATAGTTTTTGCTACATTAAGTCCTGATTATTATTTCCCCGGCAGCGGTGTATTATTACAGCATATGCTTGAAATGGGAACAAAACCGGCAATTGATATCAGGGCTCAATGCTCAGGTTTTATTTATTCATTATCAATTGCTGATCAATTCATAAAAACAGGAATGTATAATAAAATTCTTGTTATCGGTTCAGAAACGCAAAGCGCAGGTATCGACCTTACTACAAGAGGCAGAGATATGAGCGTATTATTTGGAGACGGTGCCGGTGCTGTTGTCTTGGAAGCAACAGAAGAAAAAGGAAAAGGGTTATTATCAACGCATCTATATTCACAGGGAGAATTTGCAGAAGCATTGTATAAAAGAGATCCCGGCACAGGACGTGAAAATATTAATTATCCCGGAATGCATGAAGATTATGAATGTAACAGCCCGCAAATGGACGGACAATTGGTTTTTAAAAACGCCATTACGAGAATGCCGGAAGCAACAATGGAAGCATTGGCAAAAAATAATTTAACTACTGAAGATATTGATATGTTTTTGCCGCATCAAGCAAATCTCCGTATTTCACATATGGTACAGAGGTTTTTAAAATTACCGGATGAAAAAGTTTATAATAATATTCAAAAATACGGAAATACAACTGCCGCAACATTACCAATTTTATTAAGCGACCTGTGGGAACAAGGACGAATTAAAGAAGGTCAACTATTCGCTATTGCAGCATTCGGCAGCGGATTTACATGGGCATCTGCTTTGATCAGATGGTAG